A stretch of Ciconia boyciana chromosome 18, ASM3463844v1, whole genome shotgun sequence DNA encodes these proteins:
- the LOC140661126 gene encoding uncharacterized protein, giving the protein MAAPLTRGFPSHSRRAPGLHKGGRERLRRNQSWRPRARVAPPPCRRAGRGGAGRGGAGPGREGKERKEASKQASKQASARGGHAFPLPVPGRAPRGGRESGGVGARAVPQAAPPPRVPGARAAAPSGRPREGASARSAGRFPAEAGGGGRTRVNALASEENLGFPSFSWWKREVIRPEAPARQKIVLPLGPRCSRFRTAVRRLALTTPLGQRHLQAGKFWSSPDLFNPCQSLLSATSA; this is encoded by the exons atggcggcgcccCTCACACGGGGTTTCCCCTCCCACTCTCGACGGGCGCCGGGGCTGCACAAAGGTGGGCGCGAGAGGCTGCGCCGGAACCAATCGTGGAGGCCGCGCGCCAGAGTCGCCCCGCCTCCCTGCCGGCgtgcggggcggggcggggcggggcggggcggggccgggccgggccgggaagggaaggaaaggaaggaagcaagcaagcaagcaagcaagcaagcaagcgCGCGAGGCGGCCACGCGTTCCCGCTCCCCGTGCCTGGGCGCGCGCCGAGGGGTGGGCGGGAAAGCGGCGGGGTGGGCGCGCGCGCGGTCCCTCAGGCGGCGCCTCCTCCGCGGGTGCCCGGAGCCCGGGCGGCCGCTCCCTCAGGGCGGCCCCGGGAAGGCGCCTCGGCCCGCAGCGCGGGGCGCTTCCCGGCTGAGGCCGGGGGCGGGGGACGCACGCGAGTGAACGCGTTAGCAAGTGAAGAAAATCTCGGCTTTCCCAGCTTTTCATggtggaaaagagaagtgatCCGCCCGGAAGCCCCAGCCCGCCAGAAAATTGTACTGCCCCTTGGCCCTCGATGTTCCCGCTTC AGGACAGCAGTAAGAAGGCTTGCTTTAACCACTCCACTTGGACAGAGACACCTCCAGGCTGGGAAGTTTTGGTCCTCACCCGATCTATTCAATCCTTGCCAAAGTCTGCTGTCAGCGACCTCAGCATGA